From a single Nicotiana tomentosiformis chromosome 2, ASM39032v3, whole genome shotgun sequence genomic region:
- the LOC104098361 gene encoding serine/threonine-protein phosphatase 7, with the protein MLEPEPPAPAVGLPSETPPPPSSDEDFFSSASAASTSSTSSPLTPIPSPQPHPQIPISWPQDGTLTLAWVTNLMLAFDWGSKNLPPAELPSVLPVEAFDRLVLTASKMLHKEPNCVRIDSGSGLGPDSRVVVVGDVHGQLHDVMFLLKDAGFPSDDRFFVFNGDYVDRGAWGLETFLLLLAWKVFMPSRVFLLRGNHESKYCTSVYGFEKEVLAKYADRGKHVYRKCLGCFEGLPLASIIGDNVYTAHGGIFRSIPVTPAKRAKGKKNRKIVSNPEISALSLGSLEELLKARRSVLDPPWEGANLIPGDVLWSDPSMKPGLSPNKDRGIGLLWGPDCTEEFLKTLNLKLIIRSHEGPDAREKRPGLGGMDVGYTIDHVVPSGKLITVFSAPDYPQFQATEDRYQNKGAYIILEPPNFDVPVFRSFEAVTPRPKVNPYYDFEDVIDSDEELDLASMAT; encoded by the exons ATGCTCGAGCCAGAACCACCGGCCCCTGCCGTCGGTCTACCATCAGAAACGCCGCCGCCGCCGTCATCCGACGAGGACTTTTTCTCGTCAGCATCGGCGGCTTCAACGTCCTCCACGTCATCGCCTTTAACTCCAATTCCTTCACCACAGCCTCATCCGCAGATCCCCATTTCATGGCCCCAAGACGGGACACTAACCCTAGCCTGGGTTACAAACCTAATGCTCGCATTCGATTGGGGATCTAAGAATCTTCCTCCGGCTGAGCTCCCCTCGGTGTTACCAGTAGAAGCTTTTGATCGGCTCGTACTGACGGCGTCAAAAATGCTGCATAAAGAACCCAATTGTGTACGTATCGATAGCGGGTCGGGTTTGGGTCCGGATTCGAGGGTTGTGGTGGTAGGCGATGTGCATGGTCAGTTGCATGACGTCATGTTCTTGTTAAAAGATGCGGGCTTTCCGTCAGATGATCGGTTCTTTGTGTTTAATGGGGATTATGTTGATAGAGGAGCTTGGGGTCTTGAGACCTTCCTTCTCTTGCTCGCTTGGAAG GTTTTTATGCCCAGTAGGGTGTTTCTCCTTCGCGGAAATCACGAGTCAAAATATTGTACCTCTGTGTATGGTTTTGAAAAGGAAGTTTTAGCCAAGTATGCGGACAGAGGGAAACATGTCTATAGGAAGTGTTTAGGATGCTTCGAAGGACTTCCTCTTGCTTCCATTATTGGTGACAATGTCTATACTGCACATGGAGGTATTTTCCGCAGCATTCCTGTCACTCCAGCTAAAAGAGCTAAAGGGAAGAAGAATCGCAAAATAGTTTCGAATCCTGAAATAAGTGCTTTATCTCTTGGTTCTTTGGAGGAGTTATTAAAAGCCAGGAGATCTGTCCTTGATCCTCCTTGGGAAGGTGCAAATTTGATACCTGGTGATGTCCTGTGGTCAGACCCATCAATGAAGCCTGGACTTTCCCCGAATAAAGACAGAGGAATTGGTCTCTTATGGGGTCCAGATTGTACGGAAGAATTTTTGAAGACGTTGAACTTAAAG TTGATTATAAGGTCACATGAAGGTCCAGATGCAAGGGAAAAGCGACCTGGACTTGGAGGAATGGATGTAGGGTACACTATAGATCATGTTGTCCCATCCGGGAAACTGATTACAGTATTTAGTGCCCCAGACTATCCACAGTTTCAG GCAACAGAGGATAGATACCAAAATAAAGGAGCATACATTATTTTGGAACCTCCTAATTTTGACGTCCCTGTTTTCCGTAGTTTTGAAGCAGTTACTCCAAGACCAAAG GTAAATCCGTACTATGATTTTGAAGATGTCATTGATTCTGATGAAGAACTAGACTTAGCATCTATGGCTACATAA
- the LOC104098359 gene encoding protein transport protein SEC24 A-like, translated as MGPEYPNRPTFPSRPATRPFGVPQSANPFQSSVPVVGSDASAFRPAPPTSSPAMSSPPSSGPMVGPGTSTFRPMPPGMPNDAGRPPPTSAPPYAPTGTGPFQRFPAPQFPSTAQVPPPRTSVPGQPVLAPPVRPVSGPFSIPPIAHHPQIQPPPVPMGSPPLGASTLQPRPNVHQASIPSQFSAARATMQPSSPPASSVYPAARPGFQSSFPGYISQQPSGFTQAPPRQSVSYPSQPGGYVPPVPAASTPYLAQQGGYAAPPPLTSQHPGSTPPMSAMQGLVEDFSSFSIGSVPGSFDSGLDSKVLPRPIEDDPEQNVLSDMYPMNCSSRFLRLTTSGIPNSQSLASRWHLSLGAVVCPLAEAPDGEEVPVVNFAPTGIIRCRRCRTYVNPYVTFTDSGRKWRCNICALLNEVPGEYFAHLDASGRRVDLDQRPELTKGSVDFIAPAEYMVRPPMPPLYFFLIDVSVTAVRSGMLEVLAQTIKNCLDSLPGYPRTQIGFITYDSTVHFYNMKSSFTQPQMMVMSDLEDVFVPLPDDLLVNLSESRTVVDAFLDSLPSMFQDNVNVESAFGPALKAAFMVMSQLGGKLLIFQSSLPSLGVGRLRLRGDDIRVYGTDKEHTLRVPEDPFYKQMAADFTKYQIAVNIYAFSDKYTDIATLGTLAKYTGGQVYYYPSFQASVHKDRFHHELTRDLTRETAWESVMRIRCGKGVRFTTYHGNFMLRSTDLIALPAVDCDKAYAMQLSLEETLLTSQTVFFQIALLYTSSSGERRIRVHTAAAPVVSDLGEMYRLADTGAIISLFTRLAIEKTLTSKLEEARNSVQLRIGKALREYRNLHAVQHRVAGKMIYPESLKYLPLYGLALCKSTALHGGYADAQLDERCAAGYTMMALPVKKLLKLLYPKLIRIDEYLLRKPSSPEESKDILKGIPLTKESLDPQGLYLYDDGFRFIIWFGRMLSPDMIKHLLGEHFAADYSKVSLQELDNEMSRKLMGLLKKQRESDRSYYQLCHLVRQGEQPREGFFLLAHLIEDPVGGSNGYQDWILQLHRQVQHA; from the exons ATGGGCCCCGAATATCCCAATCGACCAACCTTTCCCTCAAGGCCTGCTACTAGACCTTTTGGTGTTCCGCAGAGTGCAAATCCTTTTCAATCATCTGTTCCAGTAGTTGGATCTGATGCTTCTGCTTTTCGGCCTGCTCCCCCTACTTCTTCTCCAGCTATGTCATCTCCGCCTTCATCTGGCCCCATGGTTGGACCAGGGACCTCTACTTTTAGACCGATGCCGCCCGGTATGCCTAATGATGCAGGGAGGCCACCTCCAACATCAGCACCTCCATATGCGCCGACAGGCACTGGCCCTTTCCAGCGTTTCCCAGCACCGCAGTTCCCTTCTACAGCTCAGGTACCACCTCCACGCACTTCAGTGCCGGGGCAGCCTGTTTTAGCACCCCCAGTTAGACCTGTTTCTGGTCCTTTCTCAATACCTCCTATTGCCCATCATCCACAAATCCAACCTCCTCCAGTTCCGATGGGATCTCCCCCTCTAGGTGCAAGTACACTGCAGCCTAGACCAAATGTTCATCAGGCATCCATACCATCCCAGTTTTCTGCTGCCAGAGCAACCATGCAGCCGTCTTCTCCTCCAGCTAGTTCAGTTTATCCTGCTGCTAGACCTGGCTTTCAATCTTCTTTTCCTGGGTATATAAGTCAGCAGCCTTCAGGGTTTACACAGGCTCCACCTAGACAATCAGTATCATATCCTTCTCAGCCAGGCGGCTATGTCCCACCAGTGCCAGCAGCTTCTACCCCATATCTTGCTCAACAAGGAGGGTATGCAGCACCACCACCTCTAACATCTCAACATCCAGGATCTACGCCTCCTATGTCAGCTATGCAGGGTTTGGTGGAAGACTTCAGTTCCTTTTCTATTGGGTCTGTTCCAGGATCATTTGATTCCGGCCTTGATTCTAAAGTTTTACCGAGACCAATTGAAGATGACCCTGAGCAGAACGTTTTGTCTGATATGTATCCCATGAACTGTAGTTCTAGATTTTTGAGGCTGACAACTAGTGGCATTCCGAATTCTCAGTCTTTGGCTTCAAGGTGGCACTTATCTCTTGGAGCAGTTGTTTGTCCTCTCGCCGAGGCGCCTGATGGG GAGGAAGTTCCTGTAGTTAATTTTGCCCCAACTGGTATCATCCGCTGTAGAAGGTGTCGCACTTATGTAAATCCTTATGTGACTTTTACTGACAGTGGAAGAAAGTGGAGATGTAACATATGTGCTTTGCTTAATGAAG TTCCTGGTGAATATTTCGCCCATTTGGATGCCAGTGGCAGAAGAGTCGATTTGGATCAAAGGCCCGAACTTACCAAAGGTAGCGTGGACTTTATTGCTCCGGCTGAGTACATGGTCAGGCCTCCGATGCCACCCCTGTACTTTTTTCTCATCGATGTATCTGTGACTGCTGTGAGAAGTGGAATGCTTGAG GTTTTAGCACAAACAATCAAGAACTGTTTGGACAGCTTGCCTGGATATCCCAGAACACAGATCGGGTTTATAACTTATGACAGTACAGTACACTTTTACAACATGAAG TCGTCCTTCACTCAACCTCAAATGATGGTCATGTCAGATCTCGAAGATGTATTTGTGCCATTGCCAGATGATCTCCTTGTCAACTTGTCAGAATCAAGAACTGTGGTAGATGCATTTCTAGACAGCCTTCCTTCAATGTTTCAGGATAATGTAAATGTGGAGTCAGCTTTTGGTCCAGCTCTTAAAGCAGCCTTCATGGTTATG AGCCAACTTGGCGGTAAATTGCTGATCTTTCAAAGCAGTCTTCCATCACTTGGTGTTGGCCGCTTAAGACTGCGAGGAGATGATATTCGTGTTTATGGAACTGATAAAGAGCATACATTGAGAGTACCTGAAGATCCTTTCTATAAACAGATGGCTGCTGATTTCACCAAGTATCAGATAGCAGTCAATATATATGCTTTCAGTGACAAATATACTGACATAGCTACATTAG GGACGCTTGCGAAGTATACAGGTGGTCAGGTATACTACTATCCAAGTTTTCAAGCTTCCGTTCACAAAGATAGATTTCATCACGAGTTAACCCGAGATCTTACAAGGGAGACTGCTTGGGAGTCTGTCATGCGTATAAGATGTGGAAAAG GTGTCCGTTTTACAACTTATCATGGGAACTTCATGCTGAGATCCACTGATCTAATAGCACTTCCTGCTGTCGACTGTGATAAAGCATATGCAATGCAGTTATCCCTTGAAGAAACACTACTCACTTCCCAGACAGTATTTTTCCAAATTGCTTTACT ATACACATCATCTTCTGGAGAAAGGCGCATTAGGGTACACACAGCAGCAGCACCTGTCGTTTCAGATTTAGGAGAAATGTATCGCCTGGCTGATACTGGTGCCATCATTTCTCTTTTTACCAGGCTTG CAATTGAGAAAACTCTGACCTCTAAATTGGAAGAGGCTCGAAATTCTGTTCAACTCAGGATTGGGAAAGCTCTTAGAGAATATCGAAATCTCCATGCTGTGCAGCACCGTGTGGCTGGAAAGATGATATATCCAGAATCTTTGAAGTACTTGCCATTATATGGATTAGCTTTATGCAAATCAACAGCCCTCCATGGTGGATATGCTGATGCTCAGCTTGATGAACGATGTGCTGCTGGATATACCATGATGGCTTTGCCCGTTAAAAAATTGTTGAAGCTTCTGTATCCTAAGTTGATCCGTATAGATGAATATCTTCTAAGA AAACCATCTTCACCTGAGGAGTCTAAAGACATCTTGAAAGGGATTCCACTTACAAAAGAGAGCTTAGATCCCCAGGGTCTCTATCTCTACGATGATGGTTTCCGGTTTATCATCTGGTTTGGTAGAATGCTTTCTCCTGATATGATCAAGCACTTGCTCGGAGAACACTTTGCTGCTGACTACTCTAAG GTTTCACTTCAAGAGCTAGATAATGAAATGTCAAGAAAACTGATGGGCTTGCTTAAAAAGCAAAGGGAGAGCGACAGATCATATTATCAACTATGCCATCTTGTGAGGCAAGGTGAACAGCCTAGAGAAGGCTTCTTTTTGCTTGCACATCTAATTGAGGACCCAGTTGGTGGCTCTAATGGTTATCAGGATTGGATTCTGCAATTACACCGGCAAGTCCAGCATGCATAA